One genomic window of Actinoplanes lobatus includes the following:
- a CDS encoding exodeoxyribonuclease III, whose amino-acid sequence MRFATWNVNSVKARLPRLIDWLENTAPDVVCLQETKVADDGFPSEVEKLGYEVAAYGQGRWNGVALLSRVGLDDVRRGFDGEPGYPGPEARAISARCGGIRFMSVYVPNGRTPEDPHYDYKLRWLAALRDALVPDLAGGPVVVAGDYNVAPTDTDVWDIAVFAASTHVTPPERAALAALRDLGLTDVPARPLKGDHPFTYWDYRAGMFHQNKGMRIDLVYATADVTARVADAYVDREARKGKGPSDHAPIVVDLNDAPSRP is encoded by the coding sequence ATGCGCTTCGCCACCTGGAACGTCAACTCGGTCAAGGCCCGGCTGCCCCGCCTGATCGACTGGCTGGAGAACACCGCCCCGGACGTCGTCTGCCTTCAGGAGACCAAGGTCGCCGACGACGGCTTCCCCTCCGAAGTCGAGAAACTCGGGTACGAGGTGGCCGCCTACGGCCAGGGCCGCTGGAACGGTGTCGCCCTGCTCTCCCGAGTCGGCCTCGACGACGTACGCCGCGGCTTCGACGGCGAACCCGGCTATCCCGGCCCGGAGGCGCGGGCGATCAGCGCCCGCTGCGGCGGCATCCGGTTCATGTCGGTGTACGTGCCGAACGGGCGCACACCGGAGGATCCGCACTACGACTACAAGCTGCGGTGGCTCGCCGCGCTGCGCGACGCCCTCGTGCCCGACCTGGCCGGCGGCCCGGTGGTGGTGGCCGGCGACTACAACGTGGCGCCCACCGACACCGACGTCTGGGACATCGCCGTCTTCGCCGCGTCCACCCACGTCACGCCGCCCGAGCGGGCCGCCCTGGCCGCGCTGCGCGACCTCGGCCTCACCGACGTGCCGGCCCGGCCGCTCAAGGGCGACCACCCGTTCACGTACTGGGACTACCGCGCCGGCATGTTCCACCAGAACAAGGGAATGCGCATCGACCTGGTCTACGCCACCGCGGACGTGACGGCCCGGGTCGCCGACGCGTACGTGGACCGGGAGGCCCGCAAGGGCAAAGGACCGTCCGACCACGCCCCGATCGTGGTCGACCTGAACGATGCTCCATCCAGACCCTAG
- a CDS encoding SpoIIE family protein phosphatase: protein MTVVAPASALLQAAFEAAGEGMLLCDTAGHTVLLANAAARRLLPGALPGEPVTGPFPEPGADSFRCEFEGRSLSGTRRDLDGAHYAWFIRDETEQARHIAHHEFLAEVGWRLSTSLHVGRVMRTVVELAVQHLADTATVVLPPHRHRSSWTRLLPGRAVEEGTLPERLLDGVPGLTESLAGLPPTPSRWLDPAQAPGWLLPAELGPVGAMLVTPLPGNAEPAGALILARHGATAVFGEEDEALARVFAARAGMAIAGATLYHEQSETADILKADLLPPDLPVIDGFELAGSHHLHIGGDFYDVFGPAGDSTDTVIALGDVCGTGPEAAVLTGKVRQTLGALRLVRAEPEAMLRVLNDVLLQSGPRSRFVTMVIGSVRRVEHGRVRLELATGGHPGPLVLRADGAVEEVPAKGALIGVMPLADIRPATVELGPGELCLLYSDGLTEARGGPAGRGHFGEDRLHRALAGCAGMPATAVVERLSQVVSDWLHGGRSDDIAMLAVRAPARTPLSLRGGGVPERSPFLIAARRGDRRHRARS, encoded by the coding sequence ATGACCGTGGTCGCACCGGCATCGGCCCTGCTCCAGGCCGCCTTCGAGGCCGCCGGCGAGGGCATGCTGCTGTGTGACACCGCCGGGCACACGGTGCTCCTGGCGAACGCGGCGGCCCGGCGCCTGCTGCCCGGCGCCCTCCCCGGCGAGCCGGTCACCGGCCCGTTCCCGGAGCCCGGCGCCGACTCGTTCCGGTGCGAGTTCGAGGGGCGCTCGCTCTCCGGGACACGGCGTGACCTCGACGGCGCGCACTACGCCTGGTTCATCCGGGACGAGACGGAGCAGGCGCGGCACATCGCCCACCACGAGTTCCTCGCCGAGGTGGGGTGGCGGCTGTCCACGTCGCTGCATGTGGGGCGCGTCATGCGTACCGTCGTGGAGCTGGCCGTCCAGCACCTCGCCGACACCGCGACGGTGGTCCTGCCGCCGCACCGGCACCGCAGCTCCTGGACCAGGCTGCTGCCCGGGCGCGCCGTCGAGGAGGGCACACTCCCCGAGCGGCTGCTCGACGGCGTACCCGGCCTGACCGAGTCGCTCGCCGGCCTCCCGCCGACCCCCAGCCGCTGGCTGGACCCGGCGCAGGCGCCCGGCTGGCTGCTCCCGGCCGAGCTGGGCCCGGTCGGCGCGATGCTGGTCACTCCACTGCCCGGCAACGCCGAGCCGGCCGGGGCGCTGATCCTGGCCCGGCACGGTGCGACCGCCGTGTTCGGCGAGGAGGACGAGGCGCTCGCCCGGGTCTTCGCGGCCCGCGCCGGCATGGCGATCGCGGGCGCCACGCTCTACCACGAGCAGTCCGAGACGGCCGACATCCTCAAGGCCGACCTGCTCCCACCGGACCTTCCGGTGATCGACGGCTTCGAGCTGGCCGGATCGCACCACCTGCACATCGGCGGCGACTTCTACGACGTCTTCGGGCCCGCCGGGGACAGCACCGACACCGTGATCGCCCTCGGCGACGTCTGCGGCACCGGCCCGGAGGCGGCGGTCCTCACCGGCAAGGTGCGCCAGACCCTGGGCGCGCTGCGGCTGGTGCGGGCCGAGCCGGAGGCGATGCTGCGGGTGCTCAACGACGTGCTGCTGCAATCCGGGCCGCGGAGCCGGTTCGTGACCATGGTGATCGGCTCGGTCCGACGGGTGGAACACGGCCGGGTCCGGCTCGAGCTGGCCACCGGCGGCCACCCCGGCCCACTGGTCCTGCGTGCCGACGGCGCGGTCGAGGAGGTCCCGGCCAAGGGGGCCCTGATCGGGGTGATGCCGCTGGCCGACATCCGGCCGGCCACCGTCGAGCTGGGCCCCGGCGAGCTGTGCCTGCTCTACAGCGACGGCCTCACCGAGGCCCGCGGCGGTCCGGCCGGGCGCGGGCACTTCGGCGAGGACCGGCTGCACCGGGCGCTCGCCGGCTGCGCCGGCATGCCCGCCACCGCCGTCGTCGAACGGCTCAGCCAGGTCGTCTCCGACTGGCTGCACGGCGGCCGGTCCGACGACATCGCCATGCTGGCCGTCCGCGCCCCGGCGCGCACCCCGCTCAGCCTGCGCGGCGGCGGCGTCCCCGAGCGGTCGCCCTTCCTGATCGCCGCCCGGCGCGGCGACCGCCGGCACCGGGCCCGGTCGTGA
- a CDS encoding cobalamin B12-binding domain-containing protein, with the protein MTVDFLVTDRYLGLVADSDEAGAIELVGELHDRGVPAERIIVDLIGGTQLRVGELWAANEWSVAREHAATAVSERALATVAAHTTTREPRGRITLACVDGEWHGMPARMLAELLRLDGWRVDFLGASVPGRHLITHLHQTGPDAVALSCTIPTRLPRAHAEITACRAAGVPVIAGGRGCGPGGRYAARLGAHAWAGSGEEAVARLTTDWPPRTVTGFPAVGTDGHLGGDEEYTHLVRGRPELIATAMERLTTAYPAAHEYDAAQTESTVEDIGHIVDFLAAALYVGEQEIFTDFIVWTSGVLASRGVPPAALRTGLRLIHDQLTDFPAAVAMLDAAMVRLP; encoded by the coding sequence GTGACCGTCGATTTCCTGGTGACGGACCGCTATCTGGGACTGGTGGCAGACAGTGACGAGGCCGGCGCCATCGAGCTGGTCGGCGAGCTGCACGACAGGGGTGTGCCGGCCGAGCGGATCATCGTCGACCTGATCGGCGGCACCCAGCTCCGGGTCGGCGAGCTGTGGGCCGCCAACGAGTGGTCGGTGGCCCGCGAGCACGCCGCCACCGCGGTCAGCGAGCGCGCCCTCGCCACGGTCGCCGCCCACACCACCACGCGGGAGCCACGAGGCCGGATCACCCTGGCGTGCGTCGACGGCGAATGGCACGGGATGCCCGCCCGGATGCTCGCCGAGCTGCTACGACTCGACGGCTGGCGGGTCGACTTCCTGGGCGCGAGCGTCCCCGGCCGGCACCTGATCACCCACCTGCACCAGACCGGGCCGGACGCGGTCGCGCTCAGCTGCACGATCCCCACCCGGCTGCCGCGCGCCCACGCCGAGATCACCGCCTGCCGCGCCGCCGGTGTCCCGGTGATCGCCGGCGGCCGCGGCTGCGGCCCCGGCGGCCGCTACGCCGCCCGCCTGGGCGCGCACGCCTGGGCCGGTTCCGGCGAGGAGGCCGTCGCCCGCCTGACCACCGACTGGCCGCCACGCACCGTGACCGGCTTCCCCGCGGTGGGAACCGACGGTCACCTCGGCGGCGACGAGGAGTACACCCACCTCGTCCGCGGCCGCCCCGAGCTGATCGCCACCGCGATGGAGCGCCTGACCACCGCCTACCCGGCCGCCCACGAATACGACGCCGCCCAGACCGAGTCGACCGTCGAGGACATCGGCCACATCGTCGACTTCCTGGCGGCCGCCCTCTACGTCGGCGAACAGGAGATCTTCACCGACTTCATCGTCTGGACCAGCGGCGTGCTGGCCTCCCGCGGCGTGCCGCCCGCCGCGCTGCGCACCGGCCTCCGGCTGATCCACGACCAGCTGACCGACTTCCCGGCCGCCGTCGCGATGCTCGACGCCGCGATGGTCCGGCTTCCCTGA
- a CDS encoding LamG-like jellyroll fold domain-containing protein, producing MKMFAALSAVLLAPLFGAPAFATDEPAGSAVVARYNFDGGANAGKISDLSGRGGQLTIRGANNGQVAIMTQGTSRFASFPGACAATAAATCAKALLEAPDDADLDPGTRNFRWAATVRLTTAQISGNANVMQKGVATTESQWKMQIGKTGRAQCVMVARGSRQSFVARSAHPISDGNWHRVVCERVGTTLGVSVDGEAGPKTTIPSTLSVENAMPLRIGGPNLAGNGDMYHGQIDDVYAQLG from the coding sequence ATGAAGATGTTCGCGGCTCTTTCTGCCGTTCTCCTCGCGCCGCTGTTCGGCGCTCCGGCCTTCGCCACCGACGAACCCGCGGGCTCCGCGGTCGTCGCCCGCTACAACTTCGACGGCGGCGCCAACGCCGGCAAGATCAGCGACCTGTCCGGCCGCGGCGGTCAGCTCACCATCCGTGGCGCCAACAACGGCCAGGTCGCCATCATGACCCAGGGCACCAGCCGCTTCGCGTCCTTCCCGGGCGCCTGCGCCGCCACCGCGGCCGCCACCTGCGCCAAGGCGCTGCTCGAGGCGCCCGACGACGCCGACCTCGACCCGGGCACCCGCAACTTCCGGTGGGCGGCCACCGTACGGCTGACGACGGCCCAGATCAGCGGCAACGCCAACGTCATGCAGAAGGGCGTGGCCACCACCGAGAGCCAGTGGAAGATGCAGATCGGCAAGACCGGCCGCGCCCAGTGCGTGATGGTCGCCCGCGGTTCCCGCCAGTCGTTCGTGGCGCGCTCCGCCCACCCGATCTCCGACGGCAACTGGCACCGCGTCGTCTGCGAGCGCGTCGGCACCACCCTGGGCGTCTCGGTCGACGGCGAGGCCGGCCCGAAGACCACCATCCCGTCCACGCTCTCCGTCGAGAACGCCATGCCCCTGCGCATCGGCGGCCCGAACCTCGCCGGGAACGGCGACATGTACCACGGTCAGATCGACGACGTGTACGCGCAGCTCGGCTGA
- a CDS encoding DUF6401 family natural product biosynthesis protein, giving the protein MTNENLAFAAAPIAAAVAADLPARVYLDEMMARAGVDGLAAAFAEPALLARLDQHAAAVRDALRAAGRATDAAGLAAYARSIAAGAVRMGRPLPEPGFAPLTAAEWLATGFPLLRVVAICMIAEAEGLL; this is encoded by the coding sequence ATGACGAACGAGAACCTCGCCTTCGCCGCCGCTCCGATCGCCGCCGCCGTCGCCGCCGACCTCCCCGCCCGGGTCTACCTCGACGAGATGATGGCCCGCGCCGGAGTCGACGGGCTGGCGGCCGCGTTCGCCGAACCCGCCCTGCTGGCCCGGCTCGACCAGCACGCCGCGGCGGTCCGTGACGCGCTGCGTGCCGCCGGCCGGGCCACCGACGCGGCGGGCCTGGCGGCGTACGCCCGGTCGATCGCGGCCGGCGCCGTCCGGATGGGCCGTCCGCTGCCGGAGCCGGGCTTCGCCCCGCTCACCGCCGCCGAGTGGCTGGCCACCGGCTTTCCGCTGCTGCGTGTGGTGGCGATCTGCATGATCGCCGAGGCGGAGGGCCTCCTCTGA
- the hrpA gene encoding ATP-dependent RNA helicase HrpA: MSITPVSSLRSRISELLPRDQRRLQRRLDGTRRVRDDAARATALAEIEAEVERARLRLESRIASAPRITYPEGLPVSARKDDIAEAIRDHQVVVVAGETGSGKTTQIPKICLELGRGIHGQIGHTQPRRIAARTVAERIAEELDRPLGSTVGYKVRFTDQVSDDTMVKVMTDGILLAEIQTDRMLYRYDTLIIDEAHERSLNIDFILGYLRELLPKRPDLKLIITSATIETERFAAHFAAADGKPAPVIEVSGRTYPVEVRYRPLVTTTVIEDDEIREEPIDQIDGIAAAVDELPTDGDILVFLSGEREIRDTADALTKKDLRGTEVIPLYGRLSSAEQHRVFERHSQRRVVLATNVAETSLTVPGIKYVIDPGTARISRYSHRLKVQRLPIEPVSQASANQRKGRCGRTSDGICIRLYSEEDFEQRPEFTEPEILRTNLASVILQMTNLGLGDLQRFPFIDPPDRRNITDGIKLLEELGALDDRKLTPLGRQLAQLPVDPRLARMVIEADRQECLAEVMVIAAALSIQDPRERPADKQQQADEKHARFTDKESDFFSYLNLWRYLREKQQELSGNQFRRLCRSEFLNYLRVREWQDIYAQLKQVTRTLNLSLKEDWEAGVAPQPVHTALLAGLLSHIGMKDQEKREFIGARGAKFAIFPGSALFKRQPRWVMSAELVETSRLWGRVNARIEPEWAEKLAPHLVKHSYSEPHWDRKMGAVMAFEKVTLYGLPIVPRRRVGYGRVDPVVSRELFIRHALVEGDWETHHKFFSENQRLLEKITEIENRARRRDIAVDDETVYALYDARIPADVVSARHFDGWWKKARVETPDLLTFTRDDLVNTGRDTIDPNQFPDAWLSGGVKLPLSYSFEPNSPADGVTVRVPLDLINKVDADDFGWSVPGFRREVVIALIRALPKQLRTAFVPVPDWAEAVLDRVPVRRGPLPDAIGTELRRLTGTVVPRDAWRPDQVPEHLRMNFRIVNESGETVAEGRDLEVLRRQLAPKVQATISRAAGNLERRGITANDFGALPRRVAQVRGGYEVNVWPALVDEGDSVAVRVFEDEASQRVAMVAGTRRLLLLTLPPAARFLQGRLDNRAKLELSRANPYRSIADLLDDCAGAAVDRLVADAGGPVWSSVEFASLRDTVRQDLVDAVANLVTQVRAVLATSYDVDQRLKQLRDPQLLPALADIRQQLKGLVHPGFVTQTGWRQLHQMPRYLRGIVHRLDRLGGGLARDRQLTTQIHEIESEYRELRASTSPGGPAEEGLREIRWMIEELRINYFAQALGTAYPVSDKRIYKAMDALPG, translated from the coding sequence ATGTCGATAACGCCTGTCTCCTCGCTGCGTAGCCGGATCTCCGAGTTGCTGCCCCGTGACCAGCGGCGGCTCCAGCGCCGCCTCGACGGGACCCGGCGCGTCCGTGACGACGCCGCCCGTGCCACCGCCCTCGCCGAGATCGAGGCCGAGGTGGAGCGGGCCCGGCTGCGCCTGGAGAGCCGGATCGCGTCGGCGCCCCGGATCACCTACCCGGAGGGGCTGCCGGTCAGCGCCCGCAAGGACGACATCGCCGAGGCCATCCGGGACCACCAGGTCGTGGTCGTGGCCGGCGAGACCGGCTCCGGCAAGACCACCCAGATCCCGAAGATCTGCCTGGAGCTGGGCCGGGGCATCCACGGCCAGATCGGCCACACCCAGCCGCGCCGGATCGCCGCCCGTACCGTGGCCGAGCGGATCGCCGAGGAGCTGGACCGGCCGCTCGGCTCCACGGTCGGCTACAAGGTGCGGTTCACCGACCAGGTGAGCGACGACACCATGGTCAAGGTGATGACCGACGGCATCCTGCTGGCCGAGATCCAGACCGACCGGATGCTGTACCGGTACGACACGCTGATCATCGACGAGGCCCACGAGCGCAGCCTCAACATCGACTTCATCCTCGGCTACCTCAGGGAGCTGCTGCCGAAGCGGCCCGACCTCAAGCTGATCATCACCTCGGCGACGATCGAGACCGAGCGGTTCGCGGCCCACTTCGCCGCCGCGGACGGCAAACCCGCCCCGGTCATCGAGGTGTCCGGCCGGACCTACCCGGTCGAGGTGCGCTACCGGCCGCTGGTCACCACCACGGTGATCGAGGACGACGAGATCCGCGAGGAGCCGATCGACCAGATCGACGGCATCGCGGCCGCCGTCGACGAGCTCCCCACCGACGGCGACATCCTGGTCTTCCTCTCCGGCGAGCGGGAGATCCGGGACACCGCCGACGCCCTGACCAAGAAGGATCTGCGCGGCACCGAGGTCATCCCGCTCTACGGCCGGCTCTCCTCGGCCGAACAGCACCGGGTCTTCGAACGGCACAGCCAGCGCCGGGTGGTGCTCGCCACCAACGTCGCCGAGACCTCGCTCACGGTGCCCGGCATCAAGTACGTGATCGACCCCGGCACCGCCCGGATCAGCCGCTACTCCCACCGGCTCAAGGTCCAGCGGCTGCCCATCGAGCCGGTCTCGCAGGCCAGCGCCAACCAGCGCAAGGGCCGCTGCGGGCGGACCTCCGACGGCATCTGCATCCGGCTCTACTCCGAGGAGGACTTCGAGCAGCGCCCGGAGTTCACCGAGCCGGAGATCCTGCGGACCAACCTGGCCAGCGTCATCCTCCAGATGACCAACCTGGGGCTCGGCGACCTCCAGCGGTTCCCGTTCATCGACCCGCCGGACCGGCGCAACATCACCGACGGCATCAAGCTGCTCGAGGAGCTCGGCGCCCTCGACGACCGCAAGCTCACCCCCCTCGGCCGGCAGCTCGCCCAGCTCCCGGTCGACCCCCGGCTGGCCCGCATGGTCATCGAGGCGGACCGGCAGGAGTGCCTGGCCGAGGTCATGGTCATCGCGGCCGCCCTGTCGATCCAGGACCCGCGCGAGCGGCCCGCCGACAAACAGCAGCAGGCCGACGAGAAGCATGCCCGGTTCACCGACAAGGAATCGGACTTCTTCAGCTATCTCAACCTGTGGCGCTATCTGCGGGAGAAGCAGCAGGAACTGTCCGGGAACCAGTTCCGCCGGCTCTGCCGCAGCGAATTCCTGAACTACCTGCGGGTCCGGGAGTGGCAGGACATCTACGCCCAACTGAAGCAGGTCACCCGTACGCTGAATCTGTCTTTGAAAGAGGACTGGGAAGCCGGAGTCGCGCCACAACCGGTGCACACCGCTCTGCTCGCGGGTCTGCTCAGCCACATCGGCATGAAGGACCAGGAGAAACGCGAATTCATCGGCGCCCGCGGCGCGAAGTTCGCGATCTTCCCCGGTTCCGCGCTGTTCAAGCGGCAGCCCCGCTGGGTGATGTCCGCCGAATTGGTGGAGACCAGCCGGCTGTGGGGCCGGGTGAACGCGCGGATCGAGCCGGAATGGGCCGAGAAACTCGCTCCGCACCTGGTCAAGCACAGTTACAGCGAGCCGCACTGGGACCGCAAGATGGGCGCGGTGATGGCTTTCGAGAAGGTGACCCTCTACGGGCTGCCGATCGTGCCGCGCCGCCGCGTCGGATACGGCCGGGTCGATCCGGTCGTCTCCCGGGAGCTTTTCATCCGGCACGCGCTGGTCGAGGGTGACTGGGAGACCCACCACAAATTCTTCTCCGAGAACCAGCGGTTGCTGGAGAAGATCACCGAGATCGAGAACCGCGCCCGCCGCCGGGACATCGCGGTCGACGACGAGACGGTGTACGCGCTCTACGACGCCCGGATCCCCGCCGACGTCGTCTCCGCCCGCCATTTCGACGGCTGGTGGAAGAAGGCGCGGGTGGAGACGCCGGATCTGCTCACCTTCACCCGCGACGATCTGGTCAACACGGGCCGCGACACGATCGACCCCAACCAGTTCCCGGACGCCTGGCTGTCCGGTGGCGTGAAACTGCCGCTGTCCTATTCCTTCGAGCCGAATTCACCGGCCGACGGCGTCACCGTCCGGGTGCCGCTCGACCTGATCAACAAGGTCGACGCGGACGACTTCGGCTGGTCGGTGCCGGGCTTCCGCAGGGAGGTGGTGATCGCGCTGATCCGGGCCCTGCCCAAGCAGCTGCGCACCGCCTTCGTCCCGGTGCCGGACTGGGCCGAGGCCGTCCTCGACCGGGTGCCGGTCCGGCGCGGCCCGCTGCCCGACGCCATCGGCACCGAGCTGCGGCGGCTCACCGGCACCGTGGTGCCGCGCGACGCGTGGCGGCCCGACCAGGTGCCCGAGCACCTGCGGATGAACTTCCGGATCGTCAACGAGAGCGGCGAGACGGTCGCCGAGGGCCGCGACCTGGAGGTGCTGCGCCGCCAGCTGGCGCCCAAGGTGCAGGCCACCATCTCCCGGGCGGCCGGCAACCTGGAACGGCGCGGGATCACCGCCAACGACTTCGGCGCGCTGCCCCGGCGGGTCGCCCAGGTCCGCGGCGGCTACGAGGTCAACGTCTGGCCGGCGCTGGTCGACGAGGGCGACAGCGTGGCGGTCCGGGTGTTCGAGGACGAGGCGTCGCAGCGGGTCGCCATGGTCGCCGGCACCCGGCGCCTGCTGCTGCTCACGCTGCCGCCGGCCGCGCGGTTCCTCCAGGGGCGGCTGGACAACCGGGCCAAGCTGGAACTGAGCCGGGCCAACCCGTACCGGTCGATCGCCGACCTGCTCGACGACTGCGCCGGTGCGGCCGTGGACCGGCTCGTCGCCGATGCCGGGGGACCGGTCTGGTCGTCGGTGGAGTTCGCGTCGCTGCGCGACACCGTCCGGCAGGACCTGGTCGACGCGGTCGCCAACCTGGTCACCCAGGTGCGGGCGGTGCTCGCCACGTCGTACGACGTGGACCAGCGCCTCAAGCAGCTGCGCGACCCGCAGCTGCTGCCCGCCCTCGCCGACATCCGGCAGCAGCTCAAGGGCCTGGTCCATCCCGGGTTCGTCACCCAGACCGGGTGGCGCCAGCTGCACCAGATGCCCCGCTACCTGCGTGGCATCGTGCACCGGCTGGACCGGCTCGGCGGCGGCCTGGCCCGCGACCGGCAGCTCACCACCCAGATCCACGAGATCGAGTCGGAGTACCGCGAGCTGCGGGCCTCGACGTCCCCCGGTGGGCCGGCCGAGGAGGGGCTTCGGGAGATCCGCTGGATGATCGAGGAGCTGCGGATCAACTACTTCGCGCAGGCCCTCGGGACGGCGTACCCGGTCTCCGACAAGCGCATCTACAAGGCCATGGACGCGCTGCCCGGTTAG
- a CDS encoding response regulator, with product MIVVAEDHDDIRYVVQRSLERAGHRVVAAADGATALAAVREHRPDLVVTDVDMPYMTGLELCRAIRADDDLRHIPVVVASGSLMPGDGLAEDAGASATLLKPFLPAQLLALVAQLLPSRCASDGA from the coding sequence GTGATCGTAGTCGCTGAGGATCACGACGACATCCGGTACGTGGTGCAGCGTTCGCTGGAGCGCGCCGGGCACCGCGTGGTGGCCGCGGCCGACGGTGCCACCGCGCTGGCGGCGGTCCGGGAGCACCGGCCGGACCTGGTGGTCACCGATGTGGACATGCCGTACATGACCGGCCTGGAGCTGTGCCGGGCGATCCGGGCCGACGACGATCTGCGGCACATCCCGGTGGTGGTGGCCAGCGGCTCGCTGATGCCGGGCGACGGGCTGGCCGAGGACGCGGGCGCCTCCGCCACGCTGCTCAAGCCGTTCCTGCCGGCCCAGCTGCTGGCGCTGGTCGCACAGCTGTTGCCGTCGCGGTGCGCCTCCGACGGGGCCTAG
- a CDS encoding CHASE domain-containing protein codes for MGKRRDGARRVTGPLLSVSVLLAGLAVTVLSSAALYGAQRDIASRVMDQRHRTALAAVRAETERFRGMLDSVAAGIATDSHLTWEDFDVATGPLADARLAGATPVAFLVSVPENGVAAAQQRWRDRGAAGLVLRPNPGNDVHYFRVLTRALDDAGQAGPRPGTDVAGPGPLSTALELARDTHRTTVSDADGQRSFTFAAPVWTRANTPEFRGWVVSALHGGTFLRDVLRTVGDSGISGELVAVDSDGGRDTVAGWPGPGVPDMRRADPFEVGDRQWVLETRGDSRQLAGTGRYLPITVLAGGLVLTGLLARLAYPRPPFAEPGPRPRRRRTATATAVRPAPAAGPAGTA; via the coding sequence GTGGGGAAACGTAGGGACGGAGCGCGGCGGGTCACCGGCCCGCTGCTCTCCGTCTCGGTGCTTCTGGCCGGGCTGGCCGTCACCGTCCTGTCCTCGGCCGCCCTCTACGGGGCGCAGCGTGACATCGCGAGCCGGGTGATGGACCAGCGGCACCGGACCGCCCTGGCCGCCGTCCGCGCCGAGACCGAGCGGTTTCGCGGCATGCTCGACAGCGTCGCCGCCGGCATCGCCACCGACAGCCACCTCACCTGGGAGGACTTCGACGTCGCGACCGGTCCGCTGGCGGACGCACGCCTGGCCGGCGCCACCCCGGTGGCGTTCCTCGTGAGCGTCCCCGAGAACGGCGTGGCGGCGGCCCAGCAGCGGTGGCGCGACCGCGGGGCGGCCGGTCTCGTCCTGCGCCCGAACCCGGGCAACGACGTGCACTACTTCCGGGTGCTGACCCGCGCCCTCGACGACGCCGGGCAGGCCGGCCCGCGCCCGGGAACCGACGTGGCCGGCCCCGGGCCGCTGTCCACCGCGCTGGAACTGGCCCGGGACACCCACCGGACCACCGTCTCGGACGCGGACGGGCAGCGGTCGTTCACGTTCGCCGCGCCGGTCTGGACCCGCGCCAACACCCCGGAGTTCCGCGGCTGGGTGGTCTCCGCCCTGCACGGCGGCACCTTCCTGCGGGACGTCCTGCGGACCGTCGGCGACTCCGGCATCTCCGGCGAGCTCGTCGCGGTCGACAGCGACGGCGGCCGGGACACGGTGGCGGGCTGGCCCGGCCCCGGTGTGCCGGACATGCGCCGCGCCGATCCGTTCGAGGTCGGCGACCGGCAGTGGGTCCTGGAGACCCGCGGCGATTCCCGGCAGCTTGCCGGCACCGGCCGGTACCTGCCGATCACCGTCCTGGCCGGCGGCCTGGTCCTGACCGGCCTGCTGGCCCGGCTGGCCTACCCGCGGCCACCGTTCGCCGAGCCGGGTCCTAGGCCCCGTCGGAGGCGCACCGCGACGGCAACAGCTGTGCGACCAGCGCCAGCAGCTGGGCCGGCAGGAACGGCTTGA
- the gsmA gene encoding sporangiospore maturation cell wall hydrolase GsmA, producing the protein MGHTTRRLLTGVLLVLAAGAGTVTAPGAAHAAGVRATIDVNSKLKVRAKPSQTAAVTGTLRDGQRIAVACSISGQSVRGKVRTTTLWDRLADGRYVSHAYVRTSAKIPACKSAAPAPAPKPTPAPAPALTPAQFIAAAVPGAQQGWREYGVPASVTIAQAILESGWGRSGLSSVDRNYFGIKCQGGYYGPHATGCHVYRTTECDKAGKCFETSDAFRTYATMGRSFRDHGHFLKNNKRYAPAFAHTKDANRFIEAVRKAGYATDPDYTAKVTKIMKNYDLYQYDTWK; encoded by the coding sequence ATGGGCCACACCACCCGACGACTGCTCACCGGTGTTCTGCTGGTGCTCGCCGCCGGGGCCGGTACCGTGACCGCGCCCGGCGCGGCGCACGCGGCCGGTGTCCGGGCGACCATCGACGTGAACAGCAAGCTGAAGGTGCGCGCCAAGCCGTCGCAGACGGCCGCGGTCACCGGGACGCTGCGCGACGGTCAGCGGATCGCCGTGGCCTGCTCGATCAGCGGGCAGAGCGTGCGCGGCAAGGTCCGGACCACCACCCTGTGGGACCGGCTCGCCGACGGCCGGTACGTGTCGCACGCCTACGTGCGCACCTCCGCCAAGATCCCGGCCTGCAAGAGCGCGGCGCCCGCCCCCGCGCCGAAGCCCACCCCGGCCCCGGCCCCGGCGCTGACGCCCGCGCAGTTCATCGCCGCGGCGGTGCCGGGCGCGCAGCAGGGCTGGCGGGAGTACGGCGTACCGGCGTCGGTCACCATCGCCCAGGCCATCCTGGAGTCCGGCTGGGGCCGCAGCGGCCTGTCGTCGGTGGACCGCAACTACTTCGGCATCAAGTGCCAGGGCGGCTACTACGGGCCCCACGCCACCGGGTGCCACGTCTACCGGACGACCGAGTGCGACAAGGCCGGGAAGTGCTTCGAGACGTCCGACGCGTTCCGGACGTACGCCACGATGGGCCGCTCGTTCCGTGACCACGGCCACTTCCTGAAGAACAACAAGCGGTACGCGCCGGCGTTCGCCCACACGAAGGACGCGAACAGGTTCATCGAGGCGGTGCGGAAGGCCGGGTACGCCACCGATCCCGACTACACCGCCAAGGTCACTAAGATCATGAAAAACTACGATTTGTATCAGTACGACACCTGGAAGTAG